One region of Trichosurus vulpecula isolate mTriVul1 chromosome 1, mTriVul1.pri, whole genome shotgun sequence genomic DNA includes:
- the MRPL40 gene encoding 39S ribosomal protein L40, mitochondrial, translating into MAALGVAARALARQGRSAGPRACLGLGRPATQARGNHVWHTSSLLLLRAALPVRGEPLRKKKKVDPKKEQAAKDRLKKRIKKLEKATQELIPIEDFITPVKYLEEERQRPEQQLPLEDSERRTFLMKRWALYKQQEHEAEREKISSMLEAQQEALRELRLESEQLYEAAARRDKSLFPFDKEGPTYTPATPGYQAPEGRYNDITKVYVQVEHKR; encoded by the exons ATGGCCGCGTTGGGGGTCGCGGCCCGCGCGCTCGCTCGGCAGGGACGCTCCGCGGGGCCCCGGGCCTG CCTGGGGCTAGGCCGGCCTGCCACACAGGCGAGAGGGAACCACGTCTGGCACACGTCGTCGCTGCTGTTGCTTCGAGCAGCCCTGCCTGTGAG AGGAGAGCCtctcagaaaaaagaagaaggtGGACCCTAAGAAAGAGCAAGCTGCCAAGGACCGACTGAAGAAGAGAATCAAGAAGCTGGAGAAGGCCACCCAGGAGCTGATCCCTATCGAAGACTTCATCACTCCAGTGAAGTACCTGGAAGAGGAGAG GCAGCGCCCAGAGCAGCAGCTCCCCCTAGAGGACAGCGAGAGGAGGACCTTTCTCATGAAGAGGTGGGCCCTTTACAAGCAGCAGGAACACGAAGCCGAGCGAGAGAAGATCTCGTCCATGCTGGAGGCCCAGCAGGAGGCCCTTCGGGAGCTGCGCCTGGAGTCTGAGCAGCTCTATGAGGCGGCTGCCCGGCGGGACAAGAGCTTGTTTCCCTTTGACAAGGAGGGCCCCACGTACACTCCGGCCACCCCCGGCTACCAGGCTCCTGAGGGCAGGTACAATGACATCACCAAGGTGTATGTGCAGGTGGAGCACAAGAGATAG